One Rosa chinensis cultivar Old Blush chromosome 3, RchiOBHm-V2, whole genome shotgun sequence DNA window includes the following coding sequences:
- the LOC112193469 gene encoding probable disease resistance protein At5g66900 — MAEAAEPVMGTAISYNALYEEVNDMMAKNLIFQPLLKDLKSKLDTLQVFFQDMARYKHSHPQKEELEACRTQIEQGRTVIHKCSHVSKWNMYKKNKYTNQLLGLIKSLERLSEILKGTQVEMDVKESLVAIRNIETMFETKALSTIPELPSFVVGFDVHLSELKIKLLSNDEASMLVLTGMGGCGKTLLATLFCQDDAVKDKFKDNIFFVTVSRNLNFEHIVQQLYQQKRSPVPALEQKRSPVPALEQKRSPVPTFQSKTMAVTCLQQFLKAEGNKPLLLVLDDVWSGSESLLEVVDELKMPNYKILITSRSSFPRFSSPYYMEPLNYENAMTLFHHSASLGDKSSYIPHTLSRKVLEQCKGIPLVITAIGRSLCAQPVEMWKRRVSELSKNHSVLEYETEVFLCLKSSLDALDEMPILKKCFFDLASFPSNRRIPVAALIDMWIELYDLEEEILCIGNIYDLTTRSLANVVVPRKLEEKEGDGYYIDYFVTQHDFLRDLAICHCKRESIQHGEKLFIDLHGNNLPKWWREQKYQSIEARLASISTDESFSMAWPYMHLPEAEVLILNFDTNNYALPEFVEGMVELKVLVVTNYGSLPVELRNFQLLSSLPKLKRIRLERISIASITNIPIELKRVQKISLFMCGIGQAFSNCPIKISDAFPNLEEMNIDYCNDLVELPTELCDLVHLKRLCITNCHKLSALPVEIGKLINLEVLRLRSCKNLEGLPCSIKNLGKLNFLDIAECSRLQELPESVLALEQLKEVICDEDMEGQWTITQPNIRIKVLKEEVNQNWLSLMKDALNVGQC; from the exons ATGGCAG AGGCCGCGGAGCCGGTAATGGGGACTGCTATATCGTATAATGCGCTGTATGAGGAAGTTAATGATATGATGGCCAAGAATTTAATTTTCCAGCCCCTCCTCAAAGATCTGAAATCCAAGCTAGACACCTTACAAGTATTCTTCCAAGACATGGCGCGATATAAGCATTCACACCCACAAAAGGAGGAACTAGAAGCATGTAGAACACAAATAGAACAGGGCAGAACGGTGATTCACAAGTGCTCCCACGTTAGCAAATGGAATATGTATAAAAAGAACAAGTATACTAACCAACTACTAGGATTGATAAAATCTCTTGAAAGATTGTCAGAAATACTGAAAGGTACTCAGGTGGAAATGGATGTGAAGGAGTCCTTGGTTGCGATAAGGAATATAGAAACCATGTTTGAGACAAAAGCTTTGTCCACAATACCTGAACTCCCATCCTTTGTTGTTGGATTTGATGTGCATTTGAGCGAACTGAAGATCAAGCTTCTCAGTAACGATGAAGCATCAATGCTAGTGCTGACTGGTATGGGAGGATGCGGGAAAACCCTATTGGCAACACTATTTTGTCAGGATGACGCAGTCAAAG ATAAATTCAAGGACAACATCTTCTTTGTCACCGTATCAAGAAATCTCAACTTTGAACATATTGTTCAGCAACTATATCAACAGAAGCGTTCTCCGGTACCTGCTTTGGAACAGAAGCGTTCTCCGGTACCTGCTTTGGAACAGAAGCGTTCTCCGGTACCTACATTCCAAAGCAAGACAATGGCAGTTACTTGTCTACAACAGTTTTTAAAAGCGGAAGGAAATAAACCTTTATTGTTGGTATTGGATGATGTTTGGTCTGGATCCGAGTCCCTTCTTGAAGTAGTTGATGAATTGAAAATGCCAAATTACAAAATTTTGATTACATCAAGATCTTCATTTCCAAGATTTTCCTCTCCATACTACATGGAACCACTGAATTATGAGAATGCAATGACCCTGTTTCATCATTCAGCATCCTTGGGAGATAAGAGCTCTTATATTCCACACACTCTTTCAAGAAAG GTACTGGAGCAGTGTAAGGGGATTCCACTTGTCATCACAGCAATTGGAAGATCACTTTGTGCTCAACCTGTAGAGATGTGGAAAAGAAGAGTATCTGAATTGTCTAAAAATCACTCTGTTCTTGAATATGAGACTGAAGTGTTTCTTTGCCTCAAAAGTAGCCTAGATGCTTTGGACGAAATGCCTATCCtaaaaaaatgtttctttgatCTTGCTTCATTTCCTAGCAACCGAAGAATCCCTGTTGCTGCTCTCATTGATATGTGGATAGAGTTATACGATCTAGAGGAAGAAATTTTGTGCATTGGGAACATTTATGATCTCACCACCCGAAGTTTAGCTAATGTTGTAGTCCCAAG GAAGCTGGAAGAAAAGGAAGGAGATGGATACTACATTGACTATTTTGTTACCCAGCATGATTTTCTTAGAGATCTAGCTATTTGTCATTGTAAACGAGAGAGCATACAGCACGGAGAAAAGCTGTTTATTGACTTACACGGAAACAATTTACCCAAGTGGTGGAGGGAACAGAAGTATCAGTCCATTGAAGCTCGCCTAGCGTCTATCTCAACAG ATGAAAGCTTCTCAATGGCATGGCCCTACATGCACCTACCCGAAGCCGAGGTTCTAATCTTGAATTTTGATACAAACAACTATGCCTTGCCTGAGTTTGTGGAGGGCATGGTTGAGCTGAAGGTACTTGTGGTGACAAACTATGGTTCTTTACCTGTTGAATTAAGAAATTTTCAACTGTTGAGTTCGTTACCAAAACTGAAGAGAATCAGACTAGAGCGCATTTCAATTGCTTCCATAACCAACATCCCAATCGAATTGAAGAGAGTACAGAAGATATCATTGTTCATGTGCGGCATCGGTCAAGCTTTCAGCAATTGTCCTATCAAAATTTCAGATGCATTTCCAAATCTAGAAGAAATGAACATTGACTATTGCAATGATTTGGTGGAATTGCCTACAGAGCTTTGTGATCTTGTTCACCTTAAGAGACTCTGCATCACCAACTGTCATAAGCTATCTGCATTGCCTGTAGAGATAGGGAAGTTGATCAATTTGGAAGTTTTGAGACTAAGGTCTTGTAAAAACTTGGAAGGTTTACCATGCTCGATAAAGAACCTGGGAAAGTTAAACTTCTTGGATATAGCGGAATGCTCTAGGTTGCAAGAGCTGCCTGAATCAGTTTTGGCTCTTGAGCAACTAAAGGAAGTGATATGTGATGAAGATATGGAAGGACAATGGACAATCACTCAGCCCAACATAAGGATAAAGGTCCTCAAAGAAGAAGTCAACCAAAATTGGCTCTCACTCATGAAAGATGCCTTAAATGTTGGGCAATGTTAA